The Hemiscyllium ocellatum isolate sHemOce1 chromosome 19, sHemOce1.pat.X.cur, whole genome shotgun sequence genome has a segment encoding these proteins:
- the tmem229a gene encoding transmembrane protein 229A — MHGKRGDAQRLPSAERRAAGSGRSRPLAAPGAGRPQDLSGAESGRRLPTWMRLYFYGMHGIALDVVLSSARRFARTGEPKMLGFSSPVLGVLHSLAHWALERLYLQRGLLAGRPLLFHLLLYPAVYVSLQAVLAVLAAGEELLLPPPPHLLLLHYPLALYHSQLFLKRFLRLQCERSAPAPAPAPAPAPGGQLQPTAAQRLPGALRFVFYGMHGFLDEIVFTSVFNLVEAADGRLLGHTSLWSFLMYGSCSFAVEKLYLQLHYRWGWSTWQRLPVYILCIYTWELTWGLGLRLYNACSWDYSHYPLNFMGLITLMYLPGWLLLSYYQDVLSNVLLRVHYTTTKDSKTACANGKNRTT, encoded by the coding sequence ATGCACGGCAAACGGGGCGACGCTCAGCGGCTGCCGTCGGCGGAGCGCCGGGCTGCCGGCAGCGGGAGGAGCCGGCCGCTGGCTGCCCCGGGTGCGGGCCGCCCCCAGGATCTGTCCGGTGCTGAAAGCGGCCGCCGCCTCCCCACATGGATGCGCCTGTACTTCTACGGGATGCACGGCATCGCCCTGGACGTGGTGCTGTCCTCGGCGCGGCGCTTCGCCCGCACCGGCGAGCCGAAGATGCTGGGCTTCTCCTCGCCGGTGCTGGGCGTGCTGCACTCACTCGCCCACTGGGCCCTGGAGCGGCTGTACCTGCAGCGGGGGCTGCTCGCCGGGCGCCCGCTGCTCTTCCACCTGCTGCTCTACCCCGCGGTGTACGTGAGCCTGCAGGCGGTGCTGGCGGTGCTGGCGGCCGGGGAGGAGCTGCTGCTGCCGCCGCCCCCCCATCTCCTGCTCTTGCACTACCCGCTCGCCCTGTACCACTCGCAGCTCTTCCTCAAGCGCTTCCTGCGGCTGCAGTGCGAGCGCTCAGCCCCGGCCCcggccccagccccagccccggCCCCGGGCGGGCAGCTGCAGCCCACCGCCGCCCAGCGCCTGCCCGGAGCCCTGCGCTTCGTCTTCTACGGCATGCACGGCTTCCTGGACGAGATCGTCTTCACTTCCGTCTTCAACCTGGTGGAGGCGGCGGACGGCCGGCTGCTGGGCCACACCTCGCTCTGGTCCTTCCTCATGTACGGCAGCTGCAGCTTCGCGGTGGAGAAGCTCTACCTGCAGCTGCACTACCGCTGGGGCTGGAGCACCTGGCAGAGGCTGCCCGTCTACATCCTCTGCATCTACACCTGGGAGCTCACCTGGGGACTCGGGCTCCGCCTGTACAACGCCTGCTCCTGGGATTACTCTCACTACCCGCTCAACTTCATGGGTCTCATCACATTGATGTACTTGCCCGGCTGGTTGCTGCTCAGCTATTACCAGGATGTGCTGTCCAATGTCTTACTACGAGTCCACTACACCACGACCAAAGACTCCAAGACTGCTTGTGCTAACGGGAAAAACAGAACAACTTAA